In one window of Vulpes vulpes isolate BD-2025 chromosome 1, VulVul3, whole genome shotgun sequence DNA:
- the C1H19orf18 gene encoding uncharacterized protein C19orf18 homolog encodes MDKVKSSFTILVLFLMEYPLLLCLPYGGEFKPVELATDLMSSFNHHFYYSEIYYAQPIPKASCTTPNMFTLLSPLFLPSLATYELSKESTGKGDTPSPIKNNQSFKAHSTPLNTDTWNAGSWNGILDFSLTPFQHSTAHPETINATSLIPHRSALVQVIVIACVAFSIALICGITISYVIYRLVQAEERQQLVWLYNNVRIPFLGDEDEVSEDESQDESTYLLPENEKELEKFIHSVIRSKRRKRMENKRLKNEQMFIQDTKLNNSLHSVFSENL; translated from the exons ATGGACAAAGTTAAAAGTTCTTTCACcattctagttttgtttttaatggaatatCCACTTCTTTTATGCTTGCCTTATGGAGGTGAGTTCAAACCAGTTGAACTAGCAACAGACTTAATGAGTAGCTTCAACCATCATTTTTACTA CTCCGAGATCTACTATGCCCAACCAATTCCCAAGGCATCATG CACAACCCCCAACATGTTTACCTTACTCTCACCCTTGTTTCTTCCATCACTGGCAACATACGAGCTGTCAAAAGAGA gtacTGGGAAGGGTGATACACCTAGCCCTATAAAGAACAACCAGAGTTTTAAGGCACATTCGACACCCCTGAACACCGACACCTGGAATGCAGGTTCCTGGAATGgcattcttgatttctctctaaCACCCTTTCAGCACAGCACTGCACACCCTGAGACCATCAATGCAACAT caCTGATTCCACACAGATCTGCTCTTGTTCAAGTAATTGTAATTGCGTGCGTAGCCTTCAGCATTGCCCTGATATGTGGAATTACTATTTCCTATGTGATATA TCGGCTGGTCCAGGCTGAGGAAAGACAGCAACTGGTGTGGCTTTATAACAATGTCAGGATACCATTTCTGGGAGATGAGGACGAGGTCTCTGAGGATGAGAGCCAGGATGAGTCCACCTACCTACTtccagagaatgagaaagagctgGAAAAGTTCATTCACTCAG TTATTAGATCCAAAAGAAGAAAGCGTATGGAAAACAAGAGATTGAAGAATGAACAAATGTTCATACAGGATACAAAACTGAACAATTCTCTGCACAGTGTATTCTCAGAGAATCTATGA
- the ZNF606 gene encoding zinc finger protein 606, with the protein MAAINPWASWGILTDQSWGMAAVDPWASWALCPQDSAWHLEENREEERRATGLPTAEVQEPVTFKDVAVDFTQEEWGQLDPVQRTLYRDVMLETYGHLLSVGNQIAKPEVISLLEQGEEPWSVEQAYPQSTCSEWMRKLESKALIPTQSIFEEEQSHRMKLERYIWDDPWFSKLEVLGCKDQLEMYHMNQSTAMRQMVFMQKQVLSQRGSEFCELGAEYSQNLNFVPSQRVSQIEHFYKPDTNAESWRCNSAIMYADKITCGSHDYDKAFHQSIQPIQPERIQTEDNLLKCADAVKSFNHLLHFGDHKGMHTGEKLYEYKECHQIFNQSPSFNEHPRLHIGENQYDYKEYENIFYFSSFMEHQKIGTVEKAYKYNEWEKVFGYDSFLTQHTSTYTSEKPYEYNECGTSFIWSSYLIQHKKTHTGEKPYECDKCGKVFRNRSALTKHERTHTGIKPYECNKCGKAFSWNSHLIVHKRIHTGEKPYVCNECGKSFNWNSHLIGHQRTHTGEKPFECTECGKSFSWSSHLIAHMRMHTGEKPFKCDECEKAFRDYSALSKHERTHSGAKPYKCTECGKSFSWSSHLIAHQRTHTGEKPYNCQECGKAFRERSALTKHEIIHSGIKPYECNKCGKSCSQMAHLVRHQRTHTGEKPYECNKCGKSFSQSCHLVAHRRIHTGEKPYKCNQCERSFNCSSHLIAHRRTHTGEKPYRCNECGKAFNESSSLIVHLRNHTGEKPYKCNHCEKAFCKNSSLIIHQRMHSGEKRFICNDCGKAFSGHSALLQHQRNHSEEKL; encoded by the exons GAACCAGTAACCTTCAAGGATGTAGCTGTGGACTTCACCCAGGAGGAGTGGGGGCAGCTGGACCCTGTTCAGAGGACGCTGTACCGtgatgtgatgctggagacctatGGGCATCTACTCTCTGTGG GGAATCAGATTGCCAAGCCAGAAGTCATCTCTCTATTGGAGCAAGGAGAGGAGCCCTGGTCAGTGGAACAAGCATATCCTCAAAGCACTTGTTCAG aatggatgagaaaacttgaaagcaaaGCATTGATCCCAACCCAAAGCATTTTTGAAGAAGAACAATCCCATAGGATGAAGTTGGAAAGATACATATGGGATGATCCTTGGTTCTCCAAGTTAGAAGTCTTGGGATGTAAAGACCAATTAGAAATGTATCACATGAACCAGAGTACAGCTATGAGACAAATGGTCTTCATGCAAAAGCAAGTACTCTCTCAAAGAGGTTCTGAATTCTGTGAACTTGGAGCAGAGTATAGCCAGAACTTAAATTTTGTTCCATCTCAGAGAGTTTCTCAAATAGAACATTTCTATAAGCCTGATACAAATGCTGAAAGCTGGCGGTGTAATTCAGCAATAATGTATGCAGATAAGATTACCTGTGGAAGTCATGATTATGACAAAGCCTTCCACCAGTCCATACAACCTATTCAGCCTGAAAGGATCCAAACTGAAGATAATCTTCTCAAGTGTGCGGATGCTGTTAAATCTTTCAATCATTTACTACATTTTGGTGATCATAAGGGAATGCATACAGGAGAAAAACTCTATGAATATAAGGAATGCCATCAAATCTTTAACCAGAGCCCTTCATTTAATGAACATCCACGACTTCATATTGGAGAAAACCAGTATGATTACAAAGAATATgagaatatcttttatttctcatcATTTATGGAACATCAAAAAATTGGTACTGTAGAGAAAGCATATAAATACAATGAATGGGAGAAAGTCTTTGGGTATGATTCATTCCTTACTCAACATACAAGCACTTACACCtcagagaaaccctatgaatatAATGAATGTGGGACATCTTTCATCTGGAGCTCTTACCTTATCCAGCATAAGAAaactcatactggagagaaaccctatgaatgtgaTAAATGTGGAAAAGTGTTTAGGAATCGTTCAGCCCTTACTAAACATGAACGGACTCACACTGGAATAAAGCCCTACGAATGTAAcaaatgtggaaaagccttcagcTGGAATTCTCATCTTATTGTACATAAAAGAATTCATACAGGAGAAAAACCTTATgtatgtaatgaatgtgggaaatctttcAACTGGAACTCCCATCTTATTGGACATCAGAGaactcatactggagagaaaccttttGAATGTACTGAATGTGGGAAGTCTTTCAGCTGGAGCTCCCATCTTATTGCCCATATGAGAATGCATACTGGAGAGAAGCCCTTTAAATGTGATGAGTGTGAAAAAGCTTTCAGGGATTACTCAGCCCTTAGTAAACATGAAAGAACTCACTCTGGAGCAAAACCATATAAATGTACGGAATGTGGAAAATCCTTCAGCTGGAGTTCCCATCTTATTGCCCATCAGAGAACTCACACAGGTGAAAAACCCTACAACTGTCAGGAATGTGGCAAAGCATTCAGAGAACGCTCAGCCCTCACTAAACATGAAATAATTCATTCTGGAATCAAACCTTATGAATGTAATAAATGTGGAAAATCCTGCAGCCAGATGGCTCACCTTGTTAGACATCAAAGGACTCATACTGGAGAAAAGCCCTATGAGTGTAATAAATGTGGAAAATCCTTCAGCCAGAGCTGTCACCTTGTTGCTCATCGGAGAATTCACACTGGtgagaaaccctataaatgtaaTCAATGTGAAAGATCCTTTAACTGTAGCTCTCACCTTATTGCGCATCGGAGaactcatactggagagaaaccatatagatgtaatgaatgtgggaaggcATTTAATGAGAGTTCTTCCCTAATTGTACATCTAAGAAACCATACTGGAGAAAAACCATACAAATGCAATCATTGTGAGAAAGCTTTCTGTAAGAATTCTTCTCTTATTATTCATCAGAGAATGCATAGTGGAGAGAAACGCTTTATATGCAATGACTGTGGAAAAGCCTTTAGTGGTCACTCAGCCCTACTTCAACATCAGAGAAATCATAGTGAAGAGAAACTGTGA